One Polynucleobacter sp. MWH-Spelu-300-X4 genomic window carries:
- the alaS gene encoding alanine--tRNA ligase: MKVTQIRENFLKFFESKGHQIVASSPVVPGDDPTLLFTNAGMNQFKDVFLGFDKRPYTRATTAQKCIRAGGKHNDLDNVGYTARHHTFFEMLGNFSFGDYFKRDAITYAWELLTTVYKLPADKLWVTVYAEDDEAYNIWAKEVGVPTERIIRIGDNKGARYASDNFWMMGDTGPCGPCTEIFYDHGEEIPGGPPGSPEEDGDRYIEIWNNVFMQFNRDEDGVMHPLPKPSVDTGMGLERIAAVLQHVHSNYEIDLFVNLLAAAKAAVDEAGAGNCDAASPSLKVIADHIRACTFTVVDGVIPGNAGRGYVLRRITRRAIRHGYKLGARAPFFHKLVSALVKEMGDAYPELKANETKVIEVLKQEEERFFQTIANGMEILEAALSASSKVIDGETAFKLHDTFGFPLDLTADVCRERGVTVDEAGFEVAMNRQRDQARAAGKFKMSQGLEYKGAPTVFHGYDSLNREGAKVLALYVDGTQVNSIQSGDSAVVVLDHTPFYAESGGQVGDAGELRNASSLFDVEDTLKIQADVFGHHGQVLEGEIKVGDQFNAKVNAERRARTIRHHSATHLMHKALREVLGAHVQQKGSLVDADKTRFDFTHASPMTADEIARVEEIVNAEILVNAQASAKVMSLDDAQKTGAMMLFGEKYGETVRVLEIGSSKELCGGTHVQRTGDIGLFKILSESGVAAGIRRVEAIAGDRALAYLQQLDAQVNQLAASLKATPNDLAQRISQLQEHARSLEKELERLGSKLAASQGDELLSQAIELKGIKVLAAQLDGADAKVLRETLDQLKNKLKSAAIVLASVQDGKVQLAAGVTSDVLAKVKAGELVNFVAQQVGGKGGGKPDMAMAGGTDPKGLPSALQSVQSWVAERL; encoded by the coding sequence ATGAAAGTTACTCAAATTCGCGAAAATTTCCTTAAGTTCTTTGAATCAAAAGGGCACCAAATTGTTGCCTCTAGTCCAGTCGTTCCTGGTGATGATCCAACCTTGCTATTTACCAATGCGGGTATGAATCAGTTCAAAGATGTGTTTCTTGGCTTTGATAAGCGCCCTTACACGAGAGCAACCACGGCGCAAAAGTGTATTCGCGCAGGTGGTAAGCATAACGACTTAGATAATGTAGGTTATACCGCGCGTCATCACACTTTCTTTGAAATGTTGGGTAACTTTTCGTTTGGCGATTACTTCAAACGTGACGCGATTACCTATGCTTGGGAGTTGCTGACGACTGTTTATAAATTACCTGCTGATAAGTTGTGGGTGACTGTTTATGCGGAAGATGATGAGGCTTACAACATTTGGGCAAAAGAAGTGGGTGTGCCTACTGAGCGAATTATCCGTATTGGCGATAACAAAGGTGCTCGTTACGCATCTGATAATTTTTGGATGATGGGCGATACAGGTCCTTGCGGACCTTGCACTGAAATTTTTTATGATCACGGCGAGGAAATTCCTGGGGGTCCTCCTGGCAGCCCTGAAGAAGATGGTGATCGTTACATAGAAATTTGGAATAACGTTTTCATGCAATTTAACCGCGATGAAGACGGTGTGATGCATCCATTGCCGAAGCCAAGTGTTGATACAGGTATGGGCTTAGAGCGTATTGCTGCTGTTTTGCAACATGTGCACTCAAATTATGAAATTGATTTGTTTGTTAATTTGTTGGCAGCAGCTAAGGCAGCTGTTGATGAAGCTGGGGCCGGTAATTGTGACGCTGCTAGCCCATCATTAAAGGTTATTGCCGATCATATTCGAGCTTGCACGTTTACCGTTGTTGATGGGGTGATTCCGGGTAATGCTGGCCGTGGTTATGTGTTGCGCCGTATTACGCGTCGCGCGATTCGTCATGGTTATAAATTGGGTGCTCGCGCGCCATTTTTCCATAAGCTTGTTTCTGCATTAGTTAAAGAGATGGGTGATGCTTATCCTGAATTAAAAGCTAACGAGACAAAAGTTATTGAAGTACTTAAGCAAGAAGAAGAGCGTTTTTTCCAAACGATTGCGAATGGTATGGAAATTTTGGAAGCTGCCTTATCTGCTAGCTCTAAAGTGATTGATGGTGAAACAGCATTTAAATTACATGACACATTTGGTTTTCCGTTAGATCTGACCGCCGACGTATGTCGCGAGCGAGGTGTGACGGTAGATGAAGCTGGTTTTGAAGTGGCAATGAATCGTCAGCGTGATCAAGCAAGAGCTGCCGGAAAATTCAAGATGTCGCAAGGCTTGGAGTACAAGGGCGCGCCAACAGTGTTTCATGGCTATGATTCCTTAAATCGAGAGGGCGCTAAAGTTTTAGCCCTGTATGTAGATGGTACGCAAGTTAACTCTATTCAGTCTGGCGATAGCGCTGTGGTTGTTTTGGATCACACGCCTTTTTATGCTGAATCCGGTGGTCAAGTTGGCGATGCTGGGGAGCTGCGCAATGCTTCGAGTCTTTTTGACGTTGAAGATACTCTTAAGATACAGGCGGATGTGTTTGGGCATCATGGTCAAGTATTAGAGGGTGAGATTAAGGTGGGCGATCAGTTCAACGCTAAGGTCAATGCTGAGAGGCGAGCTCGAACGATTCGTCACCATAGCGCCACTCATTTGATGCATAAAGCTTTGAGAGAAGTTTTAGGTGCGCATGTGCAGCAAAAAGGTTCTTTGGTGGATGCCGATAAGACACGCTTTGACTTTACACACGCCAGCCCAATGACTGCTGATGAAATCGCTCGTGTAGAAGAGATTGTTAATGCTGAAATTTTGGTAAATGCGCAAGCTTCTGCGAAAGTGATGAGCTTAGATGATGCGCAGAAGACTGGTGCCATGATGTTGTTTGGCGAGAAGTATGGTGAAACCGTACGCGTTTTAGAAATTGGTTCTTCAAAAGAGTTGTGCGGTGGTACGCATGTGCAGCGTACAGGTGATATTGGCTTATTCAAGATTCTTTCTGAAAGTGGCGTGGCTGCGGGTATTCGTCGTGTAGAAGCAATTGCAGGTGATCGTGCTCTTGCTTACTTGCAGCAGTTAGATGCTCAAGTTAATCAATTGGCGGCAAGCTTGAAAGCAACGCCAAATGATTTAGCCCAACGTATTTCACAATTGCAAGAACATGCCAGATCTTTAGAAAAAGAACTTGAGCGTTTGGGTTCCAAATTAGCTGCTAGCCAAGGAGATGAGTTGTTATCGCAGGCTATTGAGTTAAAAGGTATCAAGGTCCTTGCAGCTCAGTTAGATGGCGCAGACGCTAAGGTTCTTAGAGAAACCCTAGACCAGTTGAAAAATAAATTGAAGTCGGCTGCGATTGTTTTGGCATCGGTGCAAGATGGCAAGGTTCAATTAGCAGCGGGTGTTACATCGGATGTTTTGGCAAAGGTCAAGGCTGGCGAGTTAGTTAATTTTGTTGCTCAACAAGTGGGTGGCAAAGGTGGCGGTAAGCCGGATATGGCGATGGCTGGTGGTACTGACCCTAAAGGCTTGCCTAGCGCATTGCAAAGCGTACAGAGTTGGGTAGCTGAACGTTTATGA
- a CDS encoding tripartite tricarboxylate transporter TctB family protein, producing MQIRSQKDFASGLMFVVIGLIFSYVATTYNMGTTAKMGPGFFPFWLGIVLAILGAIVTMGALSKKGEKDQIPKWDWPSVLWVTGSVVLFGVVLADLGLVLSLFVLVFISAMASHEFHWKGTVVNAVILNVIAYVAFVWGLKLQFQVWPSFFTA from the coding sequence ATGCAAATTCGCAGCCAAAAAGACTTTGCTTCGGGTCTCATGTTTGTGGTGATTGGTCTCATATTTTCATATGTCGCCACCACATACAACATGGGTACAACTGCAAAAATGGGTCCAGGATTTTTCCCGTTCTGGCTTGGTATCGTCTTAGCCATATTAGGAGCCATCGTAACAATGGGCGCACTCTCTAAAAAGGGTGAAAAAGATCAGATTCCTAAATGGGATTGGCCTTCCGTTCTATGGGTAACAGGCTCGGTAGTTCTATTCGGCGTTGTTCTAGCTGACTTGGGTCTTGTACTTTCCTTATTTGTATTGGTATTTATCTCCGCAATGGCCAGTCACGAATTCCACTGGAAAGGCACGGTTGTTAATGCCGTGATTCTGAATGTGATTGCTTATGTGGCTTTTGTCTGGGGCTTAAAACTCCAGTTCCAAGTTTGGCCAAGTTTCTTTACTGCTTAA
- a CDS encoding tripartite tricarboxylate transporter permease translates to MELLDNLALGFSTALTLQNLAYCLIGCVLGTLIGVLPGLGPIATIAMLLPATYALPPVAALIMLAGIYYGAQYGGSTTAILVNIPGESSSVVTAIDGYQMARRGRAGVALFTAGMGSFFAGCAATLVLAAFAAPLSELAFKFGPAEYFSLMVLGLIGAVVLASGSLIKAIAMIVLGLLLGLVGTDVNSGTARYSFDIPELTDGIGFVAVAMGMFGFAEIMTNLEQKENRETFLDKVSSLWPGKEDFKRMIPPILRGTTIGSLLGVLPGGGAALASFAAYSLEKKTSKYSAEFGKGAIEGVAGPESANNAAAQTSFIPLLTLGIPPNAVMALMVGAMTIHNIQPGPQVMSSNPALFWGLIASMWIGNLMLIVLNLPMIGVWVKLLTIPYKHLYPAILVFCCIGVYTVNNTTFDIYLTAAFGIVGYLFTKLGCEGAPLLLGFVLGPMMEENFRRAMLLARGDFTVFFTRPLSLGLLIAAAALVVIVTLPAVKKTREEAFVEE, encoded by the coding sequence ATGGAATTATTAGATAACTTAGCTCTAGGCTTCTCAACAGCGCTCACACTTCAAAATTTAGCTTATTGCTTGATTGGTTGCGTACTAGGCACATTGATTGGTGTACTACCAGGACTAGGTCCTATTGCAACCATTGCGATGCTATTACCTGCTACCTACGCTCTCCCCCCAGTTGCAGCTCTTATTATGTTGGCGGGTATTTATTACGGCGCCCAATATGGTGGTTCAACTACAGCTATTTTGGTGAATATCCCTGGAGAATCCTCCTCGGTAGTAACGGCGATTGATGGCTATCAAATGGCTAGACGAGGACGCGCAGGTGTTGCCCTATTTACAGCCGGCATGGGTTCATTTTTTGCTGGATGCGCTGCCACGTTGGTATTGGCTGCTTTTGCAGCACCTTTATCAGAGTTGGCATTTAAATTTGGCCCCGCCGAATACTTCTCTTTAATGGTTTTAGGCTTAATTGGCGCGGTAGTACTTGCATCTGGCTCACTGATTAAAGCGATTGCCATGATTGTTCTAGGTCTATTGCTTGGTTTAGTCGGAACGGATGTTAACTCTGGAACAGCGCGTTACTCATTCGATATTCCTGAATTAACAGATGGTATTGGTTTTGTGGCAGTTGCCATGGGCATGTTTGGTTTTGCTGAAATCATGACCAACCTTGAGCAAAAAGAAAATCGTGAAACCTTCTTGGATAAAGTTTCCAGCTTATGGCCTGGTAAAGAAGACTTCAAGCGCATGATCCCACCAATTTTACGTGGCACAACAATTGGTTCATTACTGGGTGTCTTACCCGGTGGTGGTGCAGCTTTAGCCTCATTTGCCGCTTATTCATTAGAGAAGAAAACCTCTAAATACAGCGCAGAATTTGGTAAAGGTGCGATTGAAGGTGTTGCCGGCCCAGAGTCTGCTAATAATGCAGCCGCTCAAACATCATTCATTCCACTCCTTACATTAGGCATTCCTCCTAATGCGGTGATGGCTTTGATGGTAGGCGCGATGACGATTCACAACATTCAACCTGGCCCACAAGTGATGAGCTCCAATCCAGCATTATTCTGGGGCTTGATTGCCTCTATGTGGATTGGTAACTTGATGTTAATCGTCTTGAATTTGCCAATGATCGGTGTTTGGGTCAAGCTATTAACTATTCCATACAAACACTTATATCCAGCCATTCTGGTGTTCTGCTGTATCGGCGTCTACACAGTTAACAACACAACTTTTGACATTTATCTAACAGCAGCCTTCGGGATTGTTGGTTACTTATTTACAAAATTAGGATGCGAAGGTGCGCCATTACTTCTTGGCTTTGTTCTAGGCCCGATGATGGAAGAAAATTTCCGTCGTGCGATGCTTCTAGCAAGAGGTGATTTCACGGTATTCTTTACTCGCCCATTGTCCTTAGGTCTCTTAATTGCAGCTGCAGCGTTAGTGGTGATTGTGACCTTGCCAGCGGTTAAGAAAACACGAGAAGAAGCCTTCGTCGAAGAATAA
- a CDS encoding glutamine--tRNA ligase/YqeY domain fusion protein, with translation MSEKKNPNPSKFETPEVSNFLRQIIDGDLNTRKHANRVDATGKPLPSIITRFPPEPNGYLHIGHAKSICLNFGLARDYAHAPNGARCHLRFDDTNPTKEETEYVDSIIDAVRWLGFDWVKDGVAHQHYASDYFDKLYEFAEILIQAGKAYVDGQTADEIHKNRGNFSELGKNSPFRDRPNAESLEIFRDMKAGKYPDGALVLRLKIDMSHPNIVMRDPVIYRIRHAHHHRTGDKWCIYPLYDFTHCISDAIENITHSICTLEFENNRPLYDWVLEALKEAGVFKDPLPKQYEFARLNLTYAITSKRKLLQLVDEKRVDGWDDPRLPTIVGIRRRGFTPESLRLFCERIGVSKADSWIDMSVLEQALRDDLDARAERAFAVLKPLKLILDNFDENHSEPCSAPKHPHHEDWGRREFNLTKELWIEADDFMVEPIKGFFRLTPPKDGQPGSRVRLRHGFVIECTGYDVDANGAVTAVHANYFADSKSGTPGSDNYKVKGNLHWVSAKTAIKAEVRIYDRLFTDPHPDSGDKNFLDALNPHSKETLTCYLEPSLSNVAPEQRFQFERHGYFVADRNDHTPANPVFNRCVGLKDTWK, from the coding sequence ATGTCTGAAAAGAAGAACCCAAATCCTTCAAAATTCGAGACCCCTGAGGTCTCGAATTTTTTGCGCCAAATCATTGATGGCGACTTAAATACTCGTAAGCATGCCAACCGTGTAGATGCAACCGGCAAACCTCTGCCCAGCATCATCACACGCTTTCCACCAGAACCAAACGGCTACCTCCACATTGGTCACGCTAAAAGCATTTGCCTTAATTTTGGTTTAGCGCGCGATTATGCTCACGCCCCGAATGGCGCGCGTTGTCATTTACGTTTTGACGATACAAATCCGACCAAAGAAGAAACAGAGTACGTGGACAGCATTATTGACGCGGTTCGTTGGTTAGGCTTTGATTGGGTTAAAGATGGTGTGGCTCATCAACACTATGCAAGTGATTACTTTGACAAACTTTATGAATTTGCCGAGATACTGATTCAAGCGGGCAAAGCTTATGTCGATGGTCAAACAGCGGATGAGATTCACAAAAACCGTGGTAACTTTTCTGAATTAGGAAAAAATAGCCCCTTCAGAGATCGCCCCAACGCTGAGAGTCTTGAGATATTTAGGGATATGAAAGCGGGTAAATATCCCGATGGCGCCCTCGTCCTACGATTAAAAATCGACATGTCCCACCCAAATATCGTGATGCGCGACCCCGTGATTTACCGTATCCGCCACGCACACCATCATAGAACTGGTGACAAATGGTGTATCTACCCGCTCTACGATTTCACCCATTGCATCTCTGATGCAATTGAAAATATCACTCACTCGATTTGCACCTTAGAGTTTGAAAATAACCGTCCTCTTTACGACTGGGTGCTTGAAGCACTAAAAGAGGCTGGTGTATTTAAAGACCCCCTACCAAAGCAGTATGAATTTGCACGCTTAAATCTTACCTACGCCATCACAAGCAAAAGAAAACTATTGCAGCTAGTTGATGAAAAACGTGTCGATGGTTGGGATGACCCACGCCTACCAACCATTGTTGGTATTCGCCGCAGAGGCTTCACCCCTGAAAGCTTGCGGTTATTCTGCGAAAGAATTGGTGTATCCAAAGCGGATAGCTGGATTGACATGTCTGTCTTAGAGCAAGCTCTCCGCGATGATTTAGACGCGCGTGCAGAGCGAGCTTTTGCTGTTCTAAAACCACTCAAACTTATTCTTGATAACTTTGACGAAAACCACTCAGAACCTTGCTCCGCTCCCAAACATCCTCACCATGAAGATTGGGGTCGCCGCGAATTCAATCTAACCAAAGAATTATGGATTGAAGCCGATGACTTCATGGTTGAGCCCATCAAAGGTTTCTTTAGACTAACGCCACCGAAAGACGGTCAACCAGGTAGTCGAGTGCGTCTACGCCATGGTTTTGTGATTGAATGCACCGGCTACGATGTAGATGCAAATGGAGCAGTAACTGCTGTTCACGCCAATTATTTTGCAGATAGCAAAAGTGGCACACCAGGCTCTGACAACTACAAGGTTAAGGGTAACTTACACTGGGTCAGCGCTAAAACCGCCATCAAAGCGGAAGTGCGCATTTACGATCGATTATTCACAGACCCACACCCAGATAGCGGGGATAAAAATTTCTTGGATGCATTAAATCCACATTCAAAAGAAACTTTGACCTGTTACTTAGAGCCAAGTCTTTCAAATGTGGCACCCGAGCAACGCTTCCAATTTGAACGCCATGGTTACTTTGTGGCCGATCGCAATGACCACACTCCGGCAAACCCTGTGTTTAATCGTTGTGTTGGCCTAAAAGATACTTGGAAGTAA
- a CDS encoding SDR family oxidoreductase — protein MQRLGKPRILIVGCGDVGLRLLPQLTSFYKVFALTSSEDRAPILRKAGAVPIFGDLDRADTLWRLPQLASQVIHLAPPPSIGQTDTRTHNLLRILAQGGGFIRQLIYISTTGVYGDCGGAFIDEVKAVNPQTLRAKRRVSAEAQIRAWAIQTGVAAHILRVPGIYAQDRLPLERIKRATPALEASEDVYTNHIHADDLARLIKLALYRAKPQRVLNACDDSQMKMGDYFDAVADTFQLPRPPRVSKKELEARIDPMMLSFMSESRQIQNQRLRELGFRLQYPTVQDYLSFTSKYLLGQHND, from the coding sequence ATGCAACGTTTAGGTAAACCTAGAATTCTAATAGTTGGTTGCGGTGATGTTGGACTGCGCTTACTTCCTCAATTAACGTCCTTTTATAAGGTTTTTGCCTTGACGTCTTCTGAGGATCGAGCGCCTATTTTAAGAAAAGCTGGTGCTGTTCCCATTTTTGGAGATTTAGACCGAGCTGATACTTTATGGCGCCTACCGCAGTTAGCTTCACAGGTAATCCATCTTGCTCCACCGCCATCGATAGGGCAAACAGACACGCGCACGCACAACTTACTCAGGATTTTAGCCCAGGGGGGCGGATTTATCAGGCAACTGATCTATATCAGCACCACGGGGGTCTATGGAGACTGTGGTGGCGCTTTTATTGATGAGGTAAAAGCCGTTAATCCTCAAACTTTAAGAGCTAAGCGACGGGTGTCGGCCGAGGCTCAAATTAGGGCTTGGGCAATACAAACCGGAGTGGCTGCACATATTTTGAGGGTGCCAGGTATTTATGCTCAAGATCGCTTGCCACTTGAAAGAATTAAGCGTGCCACCCCTGCTCTAGAGGCGTCAGAAGACGTCTATACCAACCATATTCATGCGGATGATTTGGCTAGATTAATTAAATTAGCGCTTTACAGAGCAAAACCACAACGAGTGCTCAATGCTTGTGATGATAGTCAAATGAAAATGGGGGACTATTTTGATGCGGTGGCTGATACTTTTCAATTACCTAGACCTCCGCGTGTCAGTAAAAAAGAGTTGGAGGCAAGGATAGATCCCATGATGCTATCTTTTATGAGTGAATCAAGGCAGATTCAAAATCAACGCTTACGCGAGCTTGGATTCCGCCTTCAATACCCAACAGTCCAGGATTATTTGAGTTTTACTTCCAAGTATCTTTTAGGCCAACACAACGATTAA
- a CDS encoding CDP-6-deoxy-delta-3,4-glucoseen reductase, with protein MSYQITLKTSGKIFTANPDETVLEAAIRQGINLPYGCKNGACGSCKGKVESGQVTHGNHSEKALSPEEALDGCALFCCAKAQSDLTINVKEVEGLGDIPVKKIPCRVSSLDRVADDVVIVKLQLPATEKFQFVAGQYIEFLLKDKRRAYSLASAPHEEGPIELHIRHMPGGSFTDFVFGSSESGTMMKEKDILRFEGPLGSFFLREDSQKPIIFIASGTGFAPIKAIIEHMRHQGIQRPVSLYWGGRRPKDFYKNELCQSWEKEIPNFKYIPVVSDALPEDNWTGRTGFVHLAALEDHPDMSNYQVYACGAPIVVESAKNDFVAKSKLPSDEFYADAFTSAADLAKKAASNS; from the coding sequence GTGTCTTATCAAATAACTCTAAAAACTAGCGGCAAAATTTTCACTGCCAATCCAGATGAAACCGTTCTTGAGGCTGCTATCCGCCAAGGCATCAATTTACCCTATGGTTGCAAAAATGGCGCATGCGGTTCTTGCAAAGGCAAAGTAGAAAGCGGTCAAGTAACTCATGGCAATCATAGTGAAAAAGCGCTTAGCCCTGAAGAAGCTCTAGATGGTTGCGCGCTATTTTGCTGCGCAAAAGCACAGTCTGACTTAACGATTAATGTAAAAGAAGTAGAAGGTCTGGGCGACATCCCTGTTAAGAAAATTCCTTGTCGCGTCAGCAGCTTAGACAGAGTGGCTGATGATGTTGTTATTGTTAAGCTCCAATTACCCGCAACAGAAAAGTTTCAATTTGTGGCAGGTCAATATATTGAATTCTTGCTCAAAGATAAACGTCGCGCTTACTCTCTAGCAAGCGCCCCTCATGAAGAAGGTCCGATTGAGTTACATATTCGTCATATGCCTGGCGGCTCCTTTACTGATTTTGTTTTCGGCAGCAGCGAGTCCGGCACGATGATGAAAGAAAAAGATATCCTGCGCTTTGAAGGCCCTTTAGGAAGCTTTTTCTTGCGTGAAGACTCTCAAAAACCAATTATCTTCATCGCTTCAGGTACTGGTTTTGCGCCCATTAAAGCCATCATTGAACACATGCGCCATCAGGGCATTCAACGCCCAGTCAGCTTGTACTGGGGCGGCCGTCGCCCGAAAGATTTTTATAAAAACGAACTTTGCCAGTCTTGGGAAAAAGAAATTCCTAACTTCAAATACATTCCTGTCGTATCAGATGCACTTCCCGAAGATAACTGGACTGGCCGCACGGGCTTTGTTCACTTAGCAGCATTAGAGGACCATCCTGATATGTCGAACTATCAGGTATATGCTTGCGGGGCCCCAATTGTCGTTGAATCTGCTAAAAATGATTTTGTTGCGAAATCTAAACTTCCTAGTGATGAGTTTTATGCGGATGCCTTTACATCAGCAGCAGATCTAGCCAAAAAAGCTGCCTCAAATTCTTAA
- a CDS encoding acetylornithine transaminase, translating into MNIDTHSVMYITKRPELVFTEGQGSWLTDHQGKKYLDFLQGWAVNCLGHSNPGMIAALEKQARKIINPSPAFYNEPMIKLADLLTSNSCFDKVFFANSGAEANEGAIKLARKWGKLHKNGAYEIITFNHGFHGRTIATMSASGKDGWDTMYAPQVPGFPKAELNDIESVKKLINDKTVGVMLEPVQGEGGVIPSDHEFMRQLRQLTKEKNILLMVDEVQTGCGRTGKLFGHQLYNITPDIMTLGKGIGGGVPLAALLATDAVACFEPGDQGGTYNGNPLMTAVGCSVIEQLLAPGFLDEVIAKGAYLRELLLDISQEFGFEGERGEGLLRALKLNRDIGPEIVERARNLEPIGLLLNSPRPNLLRFMPALNISREELKKMAEMLKGILKEMQ; encoded by the coding sequence ATGAATATTGATACCCACTCAGTGATGTACATCACTAAACGCCCTGAATTAGTCTTCACAGAAGGCCAAGGGTCTTGGTTAACGGATCATCAAGGGAAAAAATATCTTGATTTCTTGCAAGGCTGGGCTGTTAACTGTCTTGGCCACTCGAACCCAGGCATGATTGCGGCACTAGAAAAACAAGCGCGCAAGATTATTAATCCAAGCCCTGCGTTCTATAACGAGCCCATGATCAAGCTAGCAGATCTATTAACCTCCAATAGCTGCTTTGATAAGGTTTTCTTTGCGAATAGTGGTGCTGAAGCAAATGAAGGCGCCATTAAGTTGGCTCGCAAATGGGGCAAGCTCCATAAAAATGGTGCTTATGAAATTATCACCTTTAACCACGGCTTTCATGGCAGAACCATTGCAACCATGAGCGCTTCCGGTAAAGATGGTTGGGATACGATGTATGCGCCTCAAGTACCAGGATTCCCCAAGGCAGAGCTCAATGACATTGAATCAGTTAAAAAACTAATCAATGACAAAACTGTTGGCGTCATGCTAGAGCCTGTTCAAGGCGAAGGTGGCGTGATTCCAAGTGATCATGAATTCATGCGCCAATTACGTCAATTAACAAAAGAAAAGAATATTCTTTTAATGGTTGATGAGGTGCAAACAGGCTGTGGTCGTACTGGCAAGTTATTTGGTCACCAGCTATATAACATCACACCAGATATCATGACGCTAGGCAAAGGTATTGGCGGTGGCGTGCCTCTAGCGGCCTTGTTAGCAACCGATGCTGTTGCTTGTTTTGAGCCAGGTGACCAAGGCGGCACTTATAACGGAAACCCATTAATGACAGCGGTGGGATGCAGCGTCATTGAACAGTTACTAGCACCAGGCTTCCTAGATGAAGTCATTGCTAAGGGCGCTTATTTAAGAGAACTTTTACTGGATATTAGCCAAGAGTTTGGTTTTGAAGGCGAGCGCGGCGAAGGCTTACTAAGAGCTCTCAAATTAAATAGAGATATTGGGCCAGAAATTGTTGAGCGTGCTCGCAATCTCGAGCCTATCGGTCTACTGCTTAACTCACCAAGACCTAATCTACTGCGTTTTATGCCTGCGTTAAACATCAGTAGAGAAGAACTGAAGAAAATGGCAGAAATGCTCAAAGGTATTCTTAAAGAGATGCAGTAA
- the ispH gene encoding 4-hydroxy-3-methylbut-2-enyl diphosphate reductase yields the protein MADLTNEVMVDEILLAQPRGFCAGVDRAITIVEQALLKFGAPIYVRHEIVHNAYVVDDLRKRGAVFVDELSEVPVGSTVIFSAHGVSPAVRQEAEVRGLKIFDATCPLVTKVHVEVMKMRKEGMQIIMIGHKGHPEVEGTMGQAPEGIQLVETVSDVEKLTIPSHLPIAYVTQTTLSVDETKEIVDALKVKFPEIQQPKKQDICYATQNRQDAVKFMAPQVDLVIVVGSPNSSNSNRLRELSEKLGVISYMIDHPDQLKPEWFINKKRVGLTAGASAPESLAQSIIDRIKELGPRTVRNLDGIVENTAFPLPKGLN from the coding sequence ATGGCAGACTTGACCAATGAAGTGATGGTTGATGAAATTTTGCTGGCTCAGCCCAGAGGATTTTGCGCAGGTGTGGATCGCGCCATCACAATCGTTGAGCAAGCATTGTTGAAGTTTGGCGCGCCAATTTACGTTAGACATGAGATTGTGCACAACGCTTATGTTGTTGATGATTTGCGCAAGCGTGGTGCCGTGTTTGTTGATGAGTTGTCGGAAGTGCCGGTAGGTAGCACGGTTATTTTTAGCGCGCATGGTGTCTCCCCCGCAGTTAGACAAGAAGCTGAAGTTAGAGGTTTGAAAATATTTGATGCGACTTGTCCTTTGGTGACAAAGGTGCATGTTGAAGTGATGAAAATGCGTAAAGAAGGTATGCAAATCATCATGATTGGTCATAAAGGACATCCTGAAGTTGAGGGCACCATGGGCCAGGCACCTGAAGGCATTCAGCTGGTGGAGACAGTGAGTGACGTGGAGAAGTTAACGATTCCCAGTCATCTTCCAATTGCCTATGTCACTCAAACAACCTTATCGGTTGATGAGACTAAAGAAATCGTTGATGCGTTAAAGGTTAAGTTTCCAGAAATTCAACAGCCTAAAAAACAAGATATTTGTTACGCCACTCAAAATAGACAAGATGCCGTTAAGTTCATGGCTCCACAAGTTGATTTGGTGATTGTCGTTGGTAGCCCTAATAGCTCTAACTCGAATCGTTTGAGGGAATTGTCTGAAAAACTGGGTGTTATTTCTTACATGATTGATCACCCTGATCAATTAAAGCCGGAGTGGTTTATTAATAAGAAGCGCGTTGGGTTAACCGCAGGTGCTTCTGCTCCTGAGAGTTTGGCTCAATCGATTATTGATCGCATTAAAGAGCTAGGGCCACGTACGGTTAGAAATCTAGATGGTATTGTTGAGAACACCGCATTCCCATTACCAAAGGGATTAAATTAG